A genomic region of Raphanus sativus cultivar WK10039 chromosome 6, ASM80110v3, whole genome shotgun sequence contains the following coding sequences:
- the LOC108813739 gene encoding probable inactive receptor kinase At3g08680 produces the protein MMIVAAFIFLLASPLVPRCSSSDIDSDKQALLEFASLVPHSRKLNWNTTNPICTSWTGVTCSKNNARRVTALRLPGSGLYGPLPDKTFEKLDALRIISLRSNNLQGNIPSAILSLPFIRSLYFHDNNFSGPIPHNILSHRLVNLDLSNNSLSGTIPASLTNLTQLTDLSLQNNSLTGPIPDLPPNLKYLNLSFNNLNGSVPSSIKSFPASSFRGNTLLCGGPLTPCPDNTTTITPVLSTPAIVGIAVGGSVLLFLLLAVVTLCCAKKRDGGNDDEDAPKAKPGRRRDDNNKAEEEFGSGVQEAEKNKLVFFEGSSYSFDLEDLLRASAEVLGKGSYGTTYKAILEEGTRVVVKRLKEVAVGKREFEQQMEAVGRMGPHANVAPLRAYYFSKDEKLLVYDYYRGGSFSTLLHGKEALDWETRLRICLGAARGISHIHSASTGGKLLLLHGNIKSPNVLLTRDLDACVSDYGIAPLMSHHALLPSRSLGYRAPEAVETRKHTQKSDVYSFGVLLLEMLTGKAAGKKTGGNHEEAVDLPKWVQSVVREEWTGEVFDVELIKQQDSVEEEMVQTLQIAMACVSKHPDSRPSMEEVVSMMEEIRPSAGSRNRASSPEMIRSSDSPV, from the coding sequence ATGATGATTGTTGCGGCCTTCATTTTCCTTTTGGCCTCGCCTCTTGTCCCTCGTTGCTCATCGTCAGACATAGACTCAGACAAACAAGCACTTCTCGAGTTCGCATCTCTCGTTCCACACTCCCGCAAACTCAACTGGAACACCACAAACCCCATCTGCACATCATGGACCGGCGTCACCTGCTCCAAAAACAACGCCCGTCGTGTAACCGCGCTCCGCTTACCCGGTTCTGGACTATACGGACCATTACCCGACAAGACCTTCGAAAAACTCGACGCCCTCAGGATCATTAGCCTCCGTTCCAACAACCTCCAAGGAAACATCCCATCCGCCATCCTCTCTCTTCCTTTCATCAGATCACTCTACTTTCATGACAACAACTTCTCTGGTCCCATCCCTCACAATATACTCTCTCACCGCCTCGTCAACCTTGATCTCTCCAACAACTCGCTCTCTGGCACCATCCCCGCGAGTCTAACGAACCTAACTCAGCTCACTGATCTCAGCTTACAGAACAACTCTCTAACCGGACCAATCCCTGACCTCCCTCCTAACCTTAAATACTTAAACCTCAGCTTCAATAACCTCAACGGCTCTGTTCCTTCTTCTATCAAGTCCTTCCCAGCATCCTCCTTTCGAGGTAACACCCTCTTATGCGGCGGTCCTTTAACTCCATGCCCTGACAACACCACCACCATCACACCAGTTCTCTCTACTCCAGCTATCGTCGGCATTGCGGTTGGAGGTTCGGTTCTGCTGTTCCTCCTCCTCGCCGTCGTAACTCTCTGCTGCGCCAAGAAAAGAGATGGCGGGAACGACGACGAAGACGCGCCGAAAGCTAAACCAGGGAGGAGGAGAGACGACAACAACAAGGCGGAGGAGGAGTTTGGGAGCGGAGTGCAGGAAGCGGAGAAGAACAAGCTGGTGTTCTTCGAAGGAAGCTCGTACAGCTTCGATCTCGAGGACTTGCTGAGAGCCTCTGCCGAAGTTCTAGGGAAAGGAAGCTACGGGACGACTTACAAAGCCATCTTGGAGGAAGGAACGAGGGTGGTGGTGAAACGGCTGAAGGAAGTAGCGGTTGGGAAGAGGGAGTTCGAGCAGCAGATGGAAGCTGTGGGGAGGATGGGCCCACACGCGAACGTGGCTCCTCTACGTGCTTATTACTTCTCGAAAGACGAGAAGCTGCTCGTGTATGATTACTACAGAGGAGGGAGCTTCTCCACGCTTCTTCACGGTAAAGAGGCGTTGGACTGGGAAACGAGGCTGAGGATCTGTTTGGGAGCTGCGAGAGGGATCTCTCATATACACTCTGCGTCTACGGGTGGTaaactcctcctcctccacggGAACATCAAGTCACCGAACGTTCTGTTGACGCGAGACCTCGATGCATGCGTCTCGGACTACGGTATAGCTCCGTTGATGAGCCATCACGCGTTGCTCCCGTCGAGAAGCTTAGGGTACAGAGCACCTGAGGCCGTGGAAACCAGGAAACACACTCAGAAATCCGACGTGTACAGCTTTGGCGTGCTGTTGCTGGAGATGCTGACGGGGAAAGCAGCGGGGAAGAAGACGGGTGGGAATCATGAGGAAGCGGTGGATTTGCCTAAGTGGGTGCAGTCGGTGGTGAGAGAGGAGTGGACTGGAGAGGTGTTTGACGTTGAGCTGATCAAGCAGCAGGATAGTGTTGAGGAAGAGATGGTGCAGACGTTGCAGATAGCGATGGCTTGTGTGTCCAAGCATCCGGATTCTAGGCCTTCCATGGAGGAAGTTGTTAGCATGATGGAAGAGATTAGGCCTTCTGCAGGTTCTCGCAACAGAGCCTCTTCACCAGAGATGATTAGAAGCTCTGATAGCCCGGTTTAG